The following are encoded together in the Phragmites australis chromosome 19, lpPhrAust1.1, whole genome shotgun sequence genome:
- the LOC133900586 gene encoding uncharacterized protein LOC133900586: protein MASNDHVVVNVDGLANAKDGGVAERPSEAVNGSAVVAVSPSAVVDLAEEGGGEDEPLIQAAECRICQEEDSVKNLEKPCACNGSLKYAHRACVQRWCNEKGDTTCEICHEEYKPGYTAPPRIQPDETTIDISGDLIMDLRDPRILAVAAAQRRLLEAEYDGYAGTDASGAAFCRSAALILMALLLLRHALSISDSEGNDDDASTMFSLFLLRAAGFLLPCYIMAWMFSILHRRRQRQEEAAMAAAEVAFILQSARGRALQFAIAPDSPATPQHEPSQQ, encoded by the exons ATGGCCAGCAACGACCATGTGGTGGTCAATGTGGATGGTTTGGCAAATGCCAAGGATGGCGGGGTTGCCGAGAGGCCGTCGGAGGCTGTGAATGGTTCAGCAGTGGTGGCTGTGTCACCATCCGCAGTTGTTGATTTGGCTGAGGAGGGCGGTGGGGAGGATGAGCCGCTCATCCAGGCAGCAGAGTGCCGCATATGCCAGGAAGAAGACAGCGTCAAGAATCTCGAGAAGCCGTGTGCTTGCAACGGCAGCCTCAAG TATGCTCATAGAGCTTGTGTGCAACGCTGGTGCAATGAGAAAGGAGACACTACATGTGAAATTTGCCATGAG GAATACAAGCCTGGTTACACCGCTCCACCTCGCATTCAACCAGATGAGACCACCATAGACATCAG TGgcgatttaattatggatttgCGTGACCCAAGAATTCTCGCTGTAGCAGCTGCCCAGCGTCGTCTTCTTGAGGCAGAGTACGATGGTTATGCTGGTACTGATGCTAGTGGTGCTGCATTCTGCCGATCTGCTGCACTTATT TTAATGGCACTGTTGCTGCTGAGGCATGCATTGTCTATCTCAGACAGCgaaggaaacgatgatgatGCTTCTACCATGTTCTCA CTTTTTCTGCTGCGAGCTGCTGGGTTTCTTCTGCCGTGCTATATCATGGCATGGATGTTTAGTATTTTGCATCGCCGGCGTCAAAGACAG gaagaggctgcaatggcagcTGCAGAGGTTGCTTTCATCCTACAGTCAGCCCGGGGACGCGCCCTTCAATTCGCCATCGCTCCAGACTCCCCCGccaccccgcagcacgagccaTCGCAGCAATAG
- the LOC133900677 gene encoding uncharacterized protein LOC133900677 isoform X1: MERLPAMHLAVVALALCCCLIHASSAGDTSFTPGTGLRVMQDARAAPASAGADDQVVVAGEAEAVDVVSERMELELQDYPGSGANDRHSPWGQERRN; the protein is encoded by the exons ATGGAGAGGCTACCTGCCATGCACCTGGCAGTGGTTGCCCTGGCCTTGTGCTGCTGCCTCATCCATGCATCAAGTGCTGGCGATACTTCATTTACTCCTG GAACAGGCTTGAGGGTGATGCAGGATGCAAGAGCCGCTCCGGCTTCCGCCGGCGCAGACGATCAG GTGGTCGTCGCCGGAGAAGCGGAGGCTGTCGACGTCGTCAGCGAGAGGATGGAGCTGGAACTGCAGGACTACCCGGGCTCCGGCGCCAACGACAGGCACTCGCCGTGGGGGCAGGAGCGGAGGAACTGA
- the LOC133900677 gene encoding uncharacterized protein LOC133900677 isoform X2 produces MERLPAMHLAVVALALCCCLIHASSAGDTSFTPGLRVMQDARAAPASAGADDQVVVAGEAEAVDVVSERMELELQDYPGSGANDRHSPWGQERRN; encoded by the exons ATGGAGAGGCTACCTGCCATGCACCTGGCAGTGGTTGCCCTGGCCTTGTGCTGCTGCCTCATCCATGCATCAAGTGCTGGCGATACTTCATTTACTCCTG GCTTGAGGGTGATGCAGGATGCAAGAGCCGCTCCGGCTTCCGCCGGCGCAGACGATCAG GTGGTCGTCGCCGGAGAAGCGGAGGCTGTCGACGTCGTCAGCGAGAGGATGGAGCTGGAACTGCAGGACTACCCGGGCTCCGGCGCCAACGACAGGCACTCGCCGTGGGGGCAGGAGCGGAGGAACTGA